The Candidatus Kryptonium sp. genome contains a region encoding:
- the fusA gene encoding elongation factor G produces the protein MAKEYTTEKIRNIGLIGHGGSGKTSFAEAILYSAGVTTRLGRVQEGNTVSDYHPDEIAQQVSINLSLLHCEWKDTKINIIDMPGYADFIGEVKSGLKVSDTALLFVKSVEGVEIGTETAWESAKETGNSVIFIVNKLDAEHSNFDNVVNQIRERFGHEAIVAQFPVNQGTGFDSIVDLVRMKVLKFSKDLSGNYTEEEIPQNLKEKAEKLREELIESIAETDEELLNKFFENGGLTDEELKIGFMKALAERKIFPIFCADAYHNIGVKSILDFIVDYCPSPNKKSVEAILKNSTPQTINLNYNPSGEPVLFVFKTVSEAHVGEFSFFKVYSGTITRGIDLVNQSNGTIERLSQLYVMNGKERKEVQKFYAGDIGAVVKLKNTHTNDTLSTKTFPVVIPPIKFPEPVIQFAIISKNKGEEEKIAAGLHSLHEEDPTFVFTVDNELQQTIISGQGETHLMIIAKRLKEKYGVEVELGEPKIPYRETIKGKAREQGKYKRQTGGRGQYGDVWLVLEPLPRGGGFEFVDAIVGGVVPRNYIPAVEKGVRDTMAKGVLAGYPVIDVKVTLDYGSYHPVDSSDLAFQIAASMAFKKAFMNANPVLLEPIYEVEVKVPEEYMGSVIGDISSRRGKVIGMTAEGAYQVVKAYVPQKELYRYSSALRSLTQGRGIFTARFSHYEEVPKEIADKIIAEAQKQKEAVEEE, from the coding sequence GTGGCGAAAGAATATACGACGGAAAAAATCAGAAACATCGGATTAATTGGACATGGGGGTTCTGGTAAAACATCGTTCGCAGAAGCAATCCTTTATAGCGCTGGGGTAACAACTCGGCTTGGAAGAGTTCAAGAAGGAAATACCGTTTCGGATTACCATCCTGATGAAATTGCACAACAGGTCTCAATCAACTTGTCCCTTTTGCATTGCGAGTGGAAGGATACTAAAATTAACATTATTGATATGCCTGGTTATGCTGACTTTATTGGTGAAGTTAAAAGTGGTTTAAAGGTAAGTGATACCGCTCTCCTTTTTGTTAAATCCGTTGAGGGTGTTGAAATAGGAACTGAAACAGCGTGGGAGTCAGCTAAAGAAACTGGGAACAGCGTTATTTTCATTGTTAACAAGCTTGATGCCGAACATTCAAACTTTGATAATGTAGTCAATCAGATACGGGAAAGATTTGGACATGAAGCGATTGTTGCTCAATTCCCTGTAAATCAGGGAACTGGTTTTGATTCCATCGTTGACCTTGTTAGAATGAAAGTTTTGAAATTTTCAAAAGATCTTTCTGGAAACTATACCGAAGAAGAAATACCGCAAAATTTAAAGGAAAAAGCGGAAAAATTAAGAGAAGAACTAATAGAATCAATCGCTGAAACAGACGAAGAACTTTTGAATAAGTTTTTTGAGAATGGTGGATTAACGGATGAAGAATTGAAAATTGGTTTTATGAAGGCTCTTGCTGAAAGAAAAATTTTCCCGATTTTCTGCGCTGATGCATATCATAACATAGGAGTAAAGTCCATTCTTGATTTCATAGTTGATTATTGTCCAAGCCCAAACAAAAAATCTGTTGAAGCTATATTAAAAAATTCTACACCGCAAACGATAAATTTAAATTACAATCCTTCCGGCGAACCAGTTTTGTTTGTTTTTAAAACAGTTTCAGAAGCACATGTCGGTGAATTTTCATTTTTCAAAGTTTATTCAGGAACAATTACTCGTGGAATTGATCTTGTAAATCAAAGCAATGGCACGATTGAAAGGTTAAGCCAGCTTTATGTGATGAACGGTAAAGAAAGGAAAGAAGTCCAAAAGTTTTATGCAGGAGATATCGGCGCAGTTGTTAAATTGAAAAATACACACACAAATGACACTCTTTCAACAAAAACATTTCCAGTTGTAATTCCACCTATTAAATTCCCAGAACCAGTTATTCAATTTGCCATTATATCAAAGAACAAGGGCGAGGAAGAAAAAATCGCAGCAGGACTACATTCGCTTCACGAGGAAGATCCAACATTTGTCTTCACAGTTGATAATGAATTACAGCAAACGATAATCAGCGGGCAAGGGGAAACTCATCTAATGATAATTGCGAAGCGATTAAAAGAGAAATACGGAGTTGAAGTAGAATTGGGTGAGCCCAAAATTCCATATCGTGAAACAATAAAAGGTAAAGCAAGGGAACAAGGTAAATATAAAAGACAAACTGGTGGAAGAGGTCAATATGGAGATGTTTGGCTTGTCCTTGAACCTTTACCAAGAGGTGGAGGATTTGAATTCGTTGATGCAATAGTTGGAGGTGTTGTACCAAGAAACTATATTCCTGCCGTTGAAAAGGGAGTCCGTGATACAATGGCGAAAGGTGTCCTTGCAGGTTATCCAGTGATTGATGTCAAAGTTACGCTTGATTATGGTTCCTATCATCCTGTTGATTCATCTGACCTTGCTTTCCAAATCGCAGCGTCAATGGCTTTTAAGAAAGCTTTTATGAATGCAAATCCAGTTTTGCTCGAGCCGATTTATGAAGTAGAAGTTAAAGTTCCAGAAGAGTATATGGGAAGTGTGATAGGTGATATTTCAAGCAGGAGAGGGAAGGTAATAGGGATGACTGCTGAGGGAGCCTATCAAGTCGTCAAAGCATATGTTCCACAGAAGGAGCTTTACAGATATTCATCTGCTTTGAGGTCCTTAACGCAAGGTCGTGGGATTTTTACCGCAAGATTTTCGCATTATGAGGAGGTTCCAAAAGAAATTGCGGACAAAATCATAGCTGAAGCCCAGAAGCAAAAGGAAGCAGTTGAGGAGGAATAG